One window of the Salvia miltiorrhiza cultivar Shanhuang (shh) chromosome 6, IMPLAD_Smil_shh, whole genome shotgun sequence genome contains the following:
- the LOC130988607 gene encoding pentatricopeptide repeat-containing protein At5g66631 yields the protein MYSSRIYSVSTFCKNFSLQACYFSWGTPKMNKMSLYLQRAKLIDSIRLCLRSNAPDSSLTSILRSPSLDSFVVTNALRSAPSPVSALHLIENLKKIETFSHTQETLHAMAKILAKSGQTRKLGALIDAINTGKFTNVAYASFMDQMRWYAAAGDLNEVSGAWHEWRRTLDKHPCTESYNIVMKLYVEKGMDAEAVNVFSRMVEEGALPNCRTYTVIIQHLIKVGKLDSALKLFKMLPLMRIRRTLMQYSVLVEAFTSADTLEVVKILLDEMRADGILPGRAMLMSLERMKEAGYGDEADELIKEMMSDERIKSIRYSLVSNEDDVDDEDEGAAGLRGVEKDEVQLKPWLDPAALASALKHWEDEEVAVLEDADFMWTSRLVCKLLRNFKSPETAWEFFCWVARQPGFVHDIYTVSRMIAKLARHGCVQLVDQLLFKIRREGMLLSFSTIRLVIDFYGFSRRGDAALDVFHNVKTICVPLSQSSQLILYSSLLRTLAKCQMNGEAFDVLEEMMLRGVCPDVQTFSGLMHHYALQGDIKTVQRIFGMVRQCDLEPDAYMYKILICAYCKCERASLALKIFEDMRNSQLMPDAATKQTLVKSLWKEGKLREAARVEEMTEEAGDNLPLALPGHLYTVSNADLITVYRIYSSCFTERPSKEICETESLASE from the coding sequence ATGTATTCCAGCAGAATATACTCTGTATCAACCTTCTGCAAGAATTTTAGTCTACAAGCATGCTATTTTTCGTGGGGCACCCCAAAAATGAACAAGATGTCTCTGTATCTCCAAAGGGCAAAGCTCATTGATTCAATAAGACTCTGTCTCCGTTCGAATGCACCGGACTCGTCTCTTACTAGCATATTGAGGAGTCCTTCTCTGGATTCATTCGTCGTGACCAATGCTCTCCGCTCGGCTCCCTCGCCAGTTTCCGCGCTGCATTTGATCGAAAATCTTAAAAAGAtagaaactttttctcacacgCAAGAGACCCTTCATGCAATGGCCAAGATTCTTGCTAAATCTGGACAGACGAGGAAGCTTGGAGCGCTGATCGACGCCATCAACACTGGAAAGTTCACAAACGTGGCCTATGCAAGCTTCATGGATCAAATGCGGTGGTACGCGGCTGCAGGTGATCTGAATGAGGTCAGTGGCGCCTGGCACGAGTGGCGAAGAACGTTGGACAAGCATCCTTGCACTGAGTCCTACAACATCGTGATGAAGCTTTATGTGGAGAAGGGCATGGATGCAGAGGCTGTCAATGTGTTCTCTAGGATGGTTGAGGAAGGCGCGCTTCCGAACTGCAGAACGTATACGGTGATCATTCAGCACCTCATTAAGGTTGGGAAACTAGATTCGGCCTTGAAACTCTTTAAAATGCTGCCTCTTATGAGGATTAGGCGTACATTGATGCAGTATTCTGTGTTGGTTGAAGCTTTTACCAGTGCTGACACGTTAGAAGTTGTGAAGATCTTGCTCGATGAGATGCGAGCAGATGGGATATTGCCTGGTCGAGCAATGCTGATGTCGTTAGAGCGGATGAAAGAGGCTGGCTATGGCGATGAGGCCGATGAACTGATTAAGGAAATGATGTCAGATGAGAGGATAAAAAGTATACGCTATTCCTTAGTCAGCAACgaagatgatgttgatgatgagGATGAGGGAGCTGCTGGTCTTCGTGGTGTTGAAAAGGATGAAGTTCAGTTGAAACCGTGGTTGGATCCAGCTGCTTTGGCAAGTGCCTTGAAACATTGGGAAGATGAAGAAGTGGCTGTGCTAGAAGATGCAGACTTTATGTGGACAAGTCGGCTGGTATGCAAATTATTAAGGAACTTCAAATCACCTGAAACGGCATGGGAGTTCTTCTGCTGGGTGGCTCGTCAACCTGGATTTGTTCATGATATTTACACAGTTTCGAGGATGATTGCCAAGTTGGCTCGCCATGGATGCGTGCAGCTGGTCGATCAGCTGCTGTTTAAGATAAGGCGTGAAGGCATGCTGTTGTCGTTCAGCACCATCAGATTGGTTATTGACTTTTATGGATTCTCGAGGAGGGGTGATGCAGCTTTAGACGTTTTCCATAATGTCAAAACAATTTGTGTTCCATTGTCACAAAGTAGTCAGCTTATTTTATATTCATCGCTCTTGAGGACTTTAGCAAAGTGCCAGATGAATGGTGAAGCATTTGATGTACTCGAGGAGATGATGCTGCGCGGGGTTTGTCCGGATGTGCAGACATTTTCCGGGCTGATGCATCATTATGCGCTTCAAGGAGATATCAAAACTGTGCAGAGAATCTTTGGTATGGTGAGACAGTGTGATTTGGAGCCGGATGCTTACATGTACAAGATTCTCATCTGTGCTTACTGCAAGTGTGAAAGAGCTTCTCTTGCCCTGAAGATTTTCGAGGATATGAGGAACTCACAATTGATGCCCGATGCTGCTACTAAACAAACACTTGTGAAGAGTTTGTGGAAGGAGGGCAAGCTCCGAGAGGCTGCTCGAGTAGAAGAGATGACTGAGGAAGCCGGGGACAACTTGCCACTTGCTTTGCCGGGACACTTGTACACTGTTAGCAATGCAGATCTTATAACGGTGTACAGAATATACTCCAGTTGTTTTACAGAACGTCCGAGCAAAGAAATTTGTGAGACAGAATCCTTAGCGTCAGAATAA
- the LOC130988608 gene encoding serine/threonine receptor-like kinase NFP, translating into MTISLYTILIIFSLFLIFVISSAASQFVNNTAVTDFRSSADSPTSCEAYITYRVRSPYAELGSISDLFGKSRLEIARATNLTSEDTPLVPNQLLLVPIICTTNGTHYFSNVTYKIKKDDTYYSVQVKAFQNLTEFHVVEEMNPKLNPTNLTVGEEVVFPLFCKCPEVSYKEKGIQFLTTYVWQPGDDVLPVSAMFQTTASDIEMANNNRNFTAAVCLPVLIPEKMPILLQLFPSSASHGKSKRQWILIASSSALALIILLGFTAFIFLSLKKKKMLVRSGSSLERPDLFAMYKASKDEKLEVKVQDKLLPGVSGYLGKPIVYDLNVILKATMNLSERYRIGGSVYKATINDQFLAVKKTRDATEEVQILQRVNHANLVKLMGVSSDNDGNFFIVYEYVENGSLDNWLSPKVSASSATVKSLVWSQRLVIALDVANGLHYMHEHTQPSIVHKDIRTSNILLDSNFRAKIANLSAARPATSSIMLNIDVFSFGVVLLELLSGKKVMETKDDGEVVMLWKEVKGILDVEDQRKERLRRWMDPNLKSSYPIDDALSLATLARACTSENSLERPSMGEVVFNLSVLTQSSPQMSETSWVSKFETEEVSPVNTPVEAR; encoded by the coding sequence ATGACAATCTCCCTATATACAATTTTGATAATCTTTTCACTGTTTCTCATCTTTGTGATTTCCTCTGCTGCTTCTCAGTTTGTCAATAATACTGCCGTTACTGACTTCAGATCATCAGCAGACTCGCCAACATCATGTGAGGCGTACATTACATATCGTGTTAGGTCACCTTATGCCGAACTTGGAAGTATATCTGATCTGTTTGGAAAAAGCAGATTAGAGATAGCAAGAGCCACTAATCTAACATCAGAGGATACTCCACTGGTTCCGAATCAGCTGTTACTGGTGCCAATCATTTGTACTACAAATGGGACACACTATTTCTCCAATGTTACGTATAAGATAAAGAAGGACGACACCTACTACTCAGTTCAAGTGAAGGCTTTCCAGAATCTAACCGAGTTTCATGTGGTTGAAGAGATGAATCCAAAGCTGAATCCTACCAACTTGACAGTAGGGGAGGAGGTCGTCTTTCCTTTATTCTGCAAGTGCCCCGAAGTGTCGTACAAAGAAAAGGGAATTCAATTCCTCACTACTTATGTATGGCAGCCGGGTGATGACGTACTGCCTGTGAGTGCTATGTTTCAGACGACGGCGTCAGATATTGAGATGGCGAACAACAACAGGAATTTCACTGCTGCAGTGTGTCTCCCTGTGTTGATTCCAGAGAAGATGCCCATTCTTCTGCAGCTTTTTCCTTCTTCAGCTTCGCATGGTAAATCCAAACGCCAATGGATTCTAATAGCAAGTTCAAGTGCTCTGGCTTTGATTATTTTGTTAGGCTTCACGGCGTTCATCTTTCTCTCACTCAAGAAAAAGAAGATGTTGGTTCGAAGTGGTTCTTCTCTCGAGAGGCCGGATCTGTTTGCAATGTATAAAGCCTCCAAAGACGAAAAATTAGAGGTGAAGGTACAGGACAAGCTGCTTCCAGGAGTATCAGGCTATCTTGGCAAGCCAATAGTGTATGATCTAAATGTGATTCTGAAGGCAACTATGAACCTGAGTGAACGGTACAGAATAGGAGGGTCAGTTTACAAGGCCACGATCAACGACCAGTTTCTTGCTGTAAAGAAAACTCGAGATGCAACAGAGGAAGTCCAAATATTACAGAGAGTGAATCATGCAAACTTGGTGAAGTTAATGGGAGTCTCCTCAGATAATGATGGCAACTTCTTCATTGTCTACGAATATGTCGAGAATGGATCGTTGGACAATTGGCTCTCCCCAAAAGTTTCAGCTTCTTCGGCCACAGTCAAATCCCTCGTTTGGAGTCAAAGGCTGGTTATAGCTCTTGATGTTGCCAACGGTCTACACTACATGCACGAACATACTCAACCAAGCATCGTCCACAAGGATATCAGAACAAGCAACATACTCCTTGATTCCAACTTTAGAGCAAAGATAGCAAATTTATCTGCAGCCAGGCCAGCTACTTCATCCATCATGCTAAACATTGATGTGTTCTCTTTCGGAGTCGTTCTCCTGGAGTTGCTCTCTGGAAAGAAAGTCATGGAAACGAAGGATGATGGCGAAGTTGTGATGCTGTGGAAAGAAGTGAAGGGAATCTTGGACGTTGAAGATCAAAGGAAAGAGAGACTAAGGAGATGGATGGATCCGAATTTGAAAAGCTCCTACCCCATTGACGACGCTCTAAGCTTGGCAACATTGGCTAGAGCTTGTACGTCGGAGAATTCATTGGAGAGACCATCAATGGGTGAGGTTGTCTTCAACCTTAGTGTCCTCACTCAATCATCTCCTCAGATGAGTGAAACATCTTGGGTTTCCAAGTTTGAAACCGAGGAAGTCTCCCCTGTTAACACTCCAGTCGAAGCACGTTGA